The Bombus vancouverensis nearcticus chromosome 9, iyBomVanc1_principal, whole genome shotgun sequence genome includes a window with the following:
- the Orc3 gene encoding origin recognition complex subunit 3 isoform X3 has translation MDNVSVSKGVFVHKGAYKIGNKQTKFEPPDYLNASWYLTYKETWESIQNAIEAIRSNMFQQALDDLQSFVSKVKDKPIEEFQNEIQTAILLTGVNVSDHKVMFQRVVSKLEPITNHIAVIWGRDSNNIKNLTEESIYQLMNNEKDDEDIEIKKTHCHMRNLKLWHQENCDRNDPLVIMITDFESSSPAVLHDFILILSSYVNSMKFILIFGVATTLHAIHRSLTYDVTSKLNVQVFHMQKQINILSDVLEKTVFCTNIPFKLTGRAFQFLTDIFLFYDFSVENFLHSYKICMIQHFYANNINSLCCQPQKIKSRISSLTDEDWEEIKKLPSIEKYIRQLTNDKNKDELLNNNRFKEMLMQLLNNFHQYMHRFLLVLKCLHDLMSTLPNAPMGKQLREYYTKAVYMSDLRESQEYKECLQLLSFLSKKEFLEKLNSFTTIMESSKDSIMKKVKVDLQNRIKTIEEASLEVASKPVDIVSTGEKLSRLQLKEKLLKMSQTQSRSPYKIAQQDLIDYLDQKVFSVYLINPHYVPGNEIFCFNDGNLAKQHVRGSLRAAIHTGLNDPHVYLNCECCKLENDDAIPSTLPDLSIIYKLHLESRKLINMYDWLQEHEENGGLMYPWQ, from the exons ATGGACAACGTATCAGTATCAAAG GGTGTCTTTGTACACAAAGGTGCTTATAAGATCGGgaataaacaaacaaaatttgAACCACCAGATTATTTAAATGCATCATGGTATCTTACTTATAAAGAAACATGGGAAAGCATTCAAAATGCTATAGAG GCTATAAGGTCCAATATGTTTCAACAAGCTTTAGATGACTTACAATCTTTTGTTTCCAAGGTTAAAGATAAACCAATAGAGGAATTTCAGAATGAGATACAGACAGCTATTCTATTAACTG GAGTTAATGTTTCTGATCACAAGGTAATGTTTCAAAGAGTAGTTTCTAAGCTAGAACCAATAACAAATCATATCGCTGTTATATGGGGTAGAGACTCGAATAATATAAAGAATCTCACAGAAGAATCAATTTATCAGTTGATGAATAATGAAAAG GATGATGAAGATATAGAAATTAAGAAAACTCACTGTCATATGAGGAATCTAAAATTATGGCACCAAGAAAATTGTGATCGAAATGATCCTCTGGTTATAATGATAACTGATTTTGAAAGTTCTTCTCCTGCAGTACTgcatgattttattttaatactgAG TTCATATGTCAATTCAATgaaatttattcttatttttgGTGTTGCAACTACTTTACATGCCATCCATAGATCTTTAACATATGATGTTACATCAAAATTGAATGTTCAA GTATTCCATATGCaaaaacaaattaatattttgtcaGACGTGTTAGAAAAGACTGTTTTTTGTACAAATATCCCATTTAAATTGACTGGACGCGCGTTTCAATTTTTAACGGATatctttttgttttatgatttttCGGTAGAGAATTTTTTACACAGTTACAAG ATATGTATGATACAACATTTTTACGCAAACAATATAAATTCTCTTTGTTGTCAACCGCAAAAGATAAAAAGCAGGATTTCTTCTTTAACAGATGAGGATTGggaggaaattaaaaaattgccttctatagaaaaatatattagacaACTTACGAATGATAAAAACAAAGATGAATTGCTTAATAATAACAGGTTTAAG GAAATGCTAATGCAGCTCTTAAATAATTTCCACCAATATATGCACCGATTTTTGTTAGTACTCAAGTGCCTCCATGATCTCATGTCGACATTACCAAATGCACCAATGGGTAAACAG CTAcgtgaatattacacaaaagCAGTTTATATGAGTGATTTGAGAGAATCTCAAGAGTACAAAGAATGCCTGCAATTGCTAAGTTTTTTATCCAAGAAGGAATTTCTTGAAAAATTGAACTCTTTTACAACAATTATGGAAAGTTCGAAGGACTCAATTATGAAGAAAGTTAAAGTAGATCTACAGAACCGTATAAAAACAATCGAGGAAGCTAGTTTAGAAGTAGCTTCGAAACCTGTCGATATCGTTTCTACCGGTGAAAAACTCAGTCGACTTCAATTGAAAGAG aaattattgaaaatgtcCCAAACACAATCTCGATCGCCCTATAAGATAGCTCAACAGGATTTGATCGATTATTTAGATCAAAAAGTGTTTTCTGTATACCTTATCAATCCTCATTACGTACCTGGgaacgagatattttgcttcaaTGATGGCAATTTAGCGAAACAACATGTTCGTGGATCTTTGAGAGCAGCGATACACACAGGATTGAACGATCCACATGTGTACTTAAAT TGCGAGTGCTGCAAATTGGAGAACGACGACGCCATCCCATCCACGCTGCCTGACCTCAGTATAATTTACAAGTTGCACTTAGAATCCAGGAAGCTGATCAATATGTACGACTGGTTACAG
- the Orc3 gene encoding origin recognition complex subunit 3 isoform X2, giving the protein MDNVSVSKGVFVHKGAYKIGNKQTKFEPPDYLNASWYLTYKETWESIQNAIEAIRSNMFQQALDDLQSFVSKVKDKPIEEFQNEIQTAILLTGVNVSDHKVMFQRVVSKLEPITNHIAVIWGRDSNNIKNLTEESIYQLMNNEKDDEDIEIKKTHCHMRNLKLWHQENCDRNDPLVIMITDFESSSPAVLHDFILILSSYVNSMKFILIFGVATTLHAIHRSLTYDVTSKLNVQVFHMQKQINILSDVLEKTVFCTNIPFKLTGRAFQFLTDIFLFYDFSVENFLHSYKICMIQHFYANNINSLCCQPQKIKSRISSLTDEDWEEIKKLPSIEKYIRQLTNDKNKDELLNNNRFKEMLMQLLNNFHQYMHRFLLVLKCLHDLMSTLPNAPMGKQLREYYTKAVYMSDLRESQEYKECLQLLSFLSKKEFLEKLNSFTTIMESSKDSIMKKVKVDLQNRIKTIEEASLEVASKPVDIVSTGEKLSRLQLKEKLLKMSQTQSRSPYKIAQQDLIDYLDQKVFSVYLINPHYVPGNEIFCFNDGNLAKQHVRGSLRAAIHTGLNDPHVYLNCECCKLENDDAIPSTLPDLSIIYKLHLESRKLINMYDWLQRVHPLPGLFAVSPVSSRP; this is encoded by the exons ATGGACAACGTATCAGTATCAAAG GGTGTCTTTGTACACAAAGGTGCTTATAAGATCGGgaataaacaaacaaaatttgAACCACCAGATTATTTAAATGCATCATGGTATCTTACTTATAAAGAAACATGGGAAAGCATTCAAAATGCTATAGAG GCTATAAGGTCCAATATGTTTCAACAAGCTTTAGATGACTTACAATCTTTTGTTTCCAAGGTTAAAGATAAACCAATAGAGGAATTTCAGAATGAGATACAGACAGCTATTCTATTAACTG GAGTTAATGTTTCTGATCACAAGGTAATGTTTCAAAGAGTAGTTTCTAAGCTAGAACCAATAACAAATCATATCGCTGTTATATGGGGTAGAGACTCGAATAATATAAAGAATCTCACAGAAGAATCAATTTATCAGTTGATGAATAATGAAAAG GATGATGAAGATATAGAAATTAAGAAAACTCACTGTCATATGAGGAATCTAAAATTATGGCACCAAGAAAATTGTGATCGAAATGATCCTCTGGTTATAATGATAACTGATTTTGAAAGTTCTTCTCCTGCAGTACTgcatgattttattttaatactgAG TTCATATGTCAATTCAATgaaatttattcttatttttgGTGTTGCAACTACTTTACATGCCATCCATAGATCTTTAACATATGATGTTACATCAAAATTGAATGTTCAA GTATTCCATATGCaaaaacaaattaatattttgtcaGACGTGTTAGAAAAGACTGTTTTTTGTACAAATATCCCATTTAAATTGACTGGACGCGCGTTTCAATTTTTAACGGATatctttttgttttatgatttttCGGTAGAGAATTTTTTACACAGTTACAAG ATATGTATGATACAACATTTTTACGCAAACAATATAAATTCTCTTTGTTGTCAACCGCAAAAGATAAAAAGCAGGATTTCTTCTTTAACAGATGAGGATTGggaggaaattaaaaaattgccttctatagaaaaatatattagacaACTTACGAATGATAAAAACAAAGATGAATTGCTTAATAATAACAGGTTTAAG GAAATGCTAATGCAGCTCTTAAATAATTTCCACCAATATATGCACCGATTTTTGTTAGTACTCAAGTGCCTCCATGATCTCATGTCGACATTACCAAATGCACCAATGGGTAAACAG CTAcgtgaatattacacaaaagCAGTTTATATGAGTGATTTGAGAGAATCTCAAGAGTACAAAGAATGCCTGCAATTGCTAAGTTTTTTATCCAAGAAGGAATTTCTTGAAAAATTGAACTCTTTTACAACAATTATGGAAAGTTCGAAGGACTCAATTATGAAGAAAGTTAAAGTAGATCTACAGAACCGTATAAAAACAATCGAGGAAGCTAGTTTAGAAGTAGCTTCGAAACCTGTCGATATCGTTTCTACCGGTGAAAAACTCAGTCGACTTCAATTGAAAGAG aaattattgaaaatgtcCCAAACACAATCTCGATCGCCCTATAAGATAGCTCAACAGGATTTGATCGATTATTTAGATCAAAAAGTGTTTTCTGTATACCTTATCAATCCTCATTACGTACCTGGgaacgagatattttgcttcaaTGATGGCAATTTAGCGAAACAACATGTTCGTGGATCTTTGAGAGCAGCGATACACACAGGATTGAACGATCCACATGTGTACTTAAAT TGCGAGTGCTGCAAATTGGAGAACGACGACGCCATCCCATCCACGCTGCCTGACCTCAGTATAATTTACAAGTTGCACTTAGAATCCAGGAAGCTGATCAATATGTACGACTGGTTACAG
- the Orc3 gene encoding origin recognition complex subunit 3 isoform X1 → MDNVSVSKGVFVHKGAYKIGNKQTKFEPPDYLNASWYLTYKETWESIQNAIEAIRSNMFQQALDDLQSFVSKVKDKPIEEFQNEIQTAILLTGVNVSDHKVMFQRVVSKLEPITNHIAVIWGRDSNNIKNLTEESIYQLMNNEKDDEDIEIKKTHCHMRNLKLWHQENCDRNDPLVIMITDFESSSPAVLHDFILILSSYVNSMKFILIFGVATTLHAIHRSLTYDVTSKLNVQVFHMQKQINILSDVLEKTVFCTNIPFKLTGRAFQFLTDIFLFYDFSVENFLHSYKICMIQHFYANNINSLCCQPQKIKSRISSLTDEDWEEIKKLPSIEKYIRQLTNDKNKDELLNNNRFKEMLMQLLNNFHQYMHRFLLVLKCLHDLMSTLPNAPMGKQLREYYTKAVYMSDLRESQEYKECLQLLSFLSKKEFLEKLNSFTTIMESSKDSIMKKVKVDLQNRIKTIEEASLEVASKPVDIVSTGEKLSRLQLKEKLLKMSQTQSRSPYKIAQQDLIDYLDQKVFSVYLINPHYVPGNEIFCFNDGNLAKQHVRGSLRAAIHTGLNDPHVYLNCECCKLENDDAIPSTLPDLSIIYKLHLESRKLINMYDWLQAFLIIVDPVGGTKEQRDVDPKLQARFTQAVAELEFLGFIKSSRQKTDHVKRLT, encoded by the exons ATGGACAACGTATCAGTATCAAAG GGTGTCTTTGTACACAAAGGTGCTTATAAGATCGGgaataaacaaacaaaatttgAACCACCAGATTATTTAAATGCATCATGGTATCTTACTTATAAAGAAACATGGGAAAGCATTCAAAATGCTATAGAG GCTATAAGGTCCAATATGTTTCAACAAGCTTTAGATGACTTACAATCTTTTGTTTCCAAGGTTAAAGATAAACCAATAGAGGAATTTCAGAATGAGATACAGACAGCTATTCTATTAACTG GAGTTAATGTTTCTGATCACAAGGTAATGTTTCAAAGAGTAGTTTCTAAGCTAGAACCAATAACAAATCATATCGCTGTTATATGGGGTAGAGACTCGAATAATATAAAGAATCTCACAGAAGAATCAATTTATCAGTTGATGAATAATGAAAAG GATGATGAAGATATAGAAATTAAGAAAACTCACTGTCATATGAGGAATCTAAAATTATGGCACCAAGAAAATTGTGATCGAAATGATCCTCTGGTTATAATGATAACTGATTTTGAAAGTTCTTCTCCTGCAGTACTgcatgattttattttaatactgAG TTCATATGTCAATTCAATgaaatttattcttatttttgGTGTTGCAACTACTTTACATGCCATCCATAGATCTTTAACATATGATGTTACATCAAAATTGAATGTTCAA GTATTCCATATGCaaaaacaaattaatattttgtcaGACGTGTTAGAAAAGACTGTTTTTTGTACAAATATCCCATTTAAATTGACTGGACGCGCGTTTCAATTTTTAACGGATatctttttgttttatgatttttCGGTAGAGAATTTTTTACACAGTTACAAG ATATGTATGATACAACATTTTTACGCAAACAATATAAATTCTCTTTGTTGTCAACCGCAAAAGATAAAAAGCAGGATTTCTTCTTTAACAGATGAGGATTGggaggaaattaaaaaattgccttctatagaaaaatatattagacaACTTACGAATGATAAAAACAAAGATGAATTGCTTAATAATAACAGGTTTAAG GAAATGCTAATGCAGCTCTTAAATAATTTCCACCAATATATGCACCGATTTTTGTTAGTACTCAAGTGCCTCCATGATCTCATGTCGACATTACCAAATGCACCAATGGGTAAACAG CTAcgtgaatattacacaaaagCAGTTTATATGAGTGATTTGAGAGAATCTCAAGAGTACAAAGAATGCCTGCAATTGCTAAGTTTTTTATCCAAGAAGGAATTTCTTGAAAAATTGAACTCTTTTACAACAATTATGGAAAGTTCGAAGGACTCAATTATGAAGAAAGTTAAAGTAGATCTACAGAACCGTATAAAAACAATCGAGGAAGCTAGTTTAGAAGTAGCTTCGAAACCTGTCGATATCGTTTCTACCGGTGAAAAACTCAGTCGACTTCAATTGAAAGAG aaattattgaaaatgtcCCAAACACAATCTCGATCGCCCTATAAGATAGCTCAACAGGATTTGATCGATTATTTAGATCAAAAAGTGTTTTCTGTATACCTTATCAATCCTCATTACGTACCTGGgaacgagatattttgcttcaaTGATGGCAATTTAGCGAAACAACATGTTCGTGGATCTTTGAGAGCAGCGATACACACAGGATTGAACGATCCACATGTGTACTTAAAT TGCGAGTGCTGCAAATTGGAGAACGACGACGCCATCCCATCCACGCTGCCTGACCTCAGTATAATTTACAAGTTGCACTTAGAATCCAGGAAGCTGATCAATATGTACGACTGGTTACAG GCATTTTTAATCATCGTGGATCCAGTGGGCGGTACAAAGGAACAACGGGACGTGGACCCAAAATTACA AGCTCGTTTTACTCAAGCAGTTGCCGAATTGGAGTTCCTTGGTTTCATCAAGAGTTCACGACAGAAAACGGACCACGTTAAGCGACTCacataa